A single region of the Streptomyces sp. NBC_01381 genome encodes:
- a CDS encoding adenosine deaminase: protein MKPVPGEETVTDHRTAEQQRDPHAFIAGLPKAELHVHHVGSASPRIVSALSARHPDSKVPTDVEALADYFTFTDFAHFIQVYLSVVDLVRTPDDVRLLTYEVARDMARQNIRYAELTVTPFSSVRRGIDDRAFMDAIEDARKAAEDELGVVLRWCFDIPGEAGLESAEETLRLATTDKLRPEGLVSFGLGGPEIGVPRPQFKPYFDRAIAAGLHSVPHAGETTGPQTIWDALTDLGAERIGHGTSAAQDPKLLAHLAEQRIPLEVCPTSNIATRAVTTIDEHPIKEFVAAGVPVTINSDDPPMFGTDLNSEYAVAARLLGLDERGIAALAKNAVEASFLDPAGKARIAAEIDTYTDTWLAP, encoded by the coding sequence ATCAAGCCCGTTCCTGGGGAGGAAACCGTGACCGACCACCGCACCGCAGAGCAGCAGCGTGACCCACATGCCTTCATCGCCGGCCTGCCCAAGGCGGAACTGCATGTGCACCACGTCGGCTCGGCGTCCCCCCGTATCGTCTCCGCGCTCTCCGCCCGCCACCCCGACTCCAAGGTGCCGACGGACGTGGAGGCCCTCGCGGACTACTTCACGTTCACGGACTTCGCGCACTTCATCCAGGTCTACCTCTCGGTCGTGGACCTGGTCCGCACCCCCGACGACGTACGCCTGCTCACGTACGAAGTCGCCCGCGACATGGCCCGGCAGAACATCCGCTACGCCGAGCTGACCGTCACCCCCTTCAGCTCCGTGCGCCGCGGCATCGACGACCGCGCCTTCATGGACGCCATCGAGGACGCCCGCAAGGCGGCGGAGGACGAGCTCGGCGTCGTACTGCGCTGGTGCTTCGACATCCCCGGCGAGGCGGGCCTGGAGTCCGCCGAGGAGACGCTGCGGCTCGCGACCACGGACAAGCTGCGCCCCGAAGGCCTGGTCTCGTTCGGGCTCGGCGGCCCCGAGATCGGCGTACCGAGGCCGCAGTTCAAGCCGTACTTCGACCGTGCGATCGCGGCCGGCCTGCACTCCGTGCCGCACGCCGGTGAGACGACGGGCCCGCAGACGATCTGGGACGCCCTGACCGACCTGGGCGCCGAGCGCATCGGCCACGGCACCAGCGCCGCCCAGGACCCGAAGCTGCTCGCGCACCTCGCCGAGCAGCGCATTCCGCTCGAGGTCTGCCCGACGTCGAACATCGCGACCCGCGCCGTCACCACCATCGACGAGCACCCCATCAAGGAGTTCGTCGCGGCCGGCGTCCCGGTCACCATCAACTCCGACGACCCGCCCATGTTCGGCACCGACCTGAACAGCGAGTACGCGGTCGCGGCCCGCCTCCTCGGCCTCGACGAACGGGGCATCGCGGCCCTGGCCAAGAACGCCGTCGAGGCGTCGTTCCTCGACCCGGCGGGCAAGGCGAGGATCGCCGCGGAGATCGACACGTACACGGACACCTGGCTCGCTCCGTAG
- a CDS encoding FAD-binding oxidoreductase: MAPSAMTRWTKSLSDAQPVSYWLDDPGKPHAEPALTADEQCDLLVVGGGYSGLWTALIAKERDPHREVVLVEGREAGWAASGRNGGFCAASLTHGISNGLSRWPGEIAKLEELGARNLDEIEAAVKRYSIDCDFERTGEIDVATQPHQLAELHEMYGEMAEHGLADGSELLDADAVREHVDSPTFLGGLWDREGVAMLHPAKLAWGLKRACLEKGVRIYEHTPALQLASSGAGMAVRTPYGRVRARQVALATNIFPSLVKRLRPYTVPVYDYALMTEPLSEEQLAAIGWKNRQGLGDSANQFHYFRLSADNRILWGGYDAIYPFGGKLRAEHDDRPETYAKLAGHFFTCFPQLEGLRFTHAWGGAIDTCSRFSAFFGTAHAGRVAYAAGYTGLGVGATRFGADVMLDLLSGERTERTSLEMVRTKPLPFPPEPFAWTGVALTKWSLARADENGGRRNLWLKTMDKLGLGFDS, encoded by the coding sequence ATGGCCCCAAGCGCCATGACCCGTTGGACCAAGTCTCTCTCCGACGCCCAGCCGGTGTCCTACTGGCTGGACGACCCGGGCAAGCCGCACGCCGAGCCCGCCCTCACCGCCGACGAACAGTGCGACCTGCTCGTCGTCGGCGGTGGCTACAGCGGACTGTGGACCGCGCTCATCGCCAAGGAGCGCGACCCGCACCGCGAGGTGGTCCTCGTCGAAGGCCGCGAGGCGGGCTGGGCCGCCTCCGGCCGCAACGGCGGCTTCTGCGCCGCCTCTCTCACGCACGGCATCTCCAACGGCCTGTCCCGCTGGCCCGGCGAGATCGCGAAGCTGGAGGAGCTCGGCGCCCGCAACCTCGACGAGATCGAGGCGGCCGTCAAGCGCTACTCCATCGACTGCGACTTCGAACGCACCGGTGAGATCGACGTGGCGACCCAGCCGCACCAGCTCGCCGAACTCCATGAGATGTACGGCGAGATGGCGGAGCACGGCCTCGCGGACGGGTCCGAACTCCTGGACGCGGACGCGGTGCGCGAGCACGTCGACTCACCCACCTTCCTCGGCGGCCTCTGGGACCGCGAGGGCGTCGCGATGCTCCACCCGGCGAAGCTGGCCTGGGGCCTCAAGCGGGCCTGCCTGGAGAAGGGCGTACGCATCTACGAGCACACGCCCGCGCTCCAACTCGCCTCGTCCGGCGCCGGGATGGCCGTCCGCACCCCCTACGGCCGGGTCCGCGCCCGCCAGGTCGCGCTCGCCACGAACATCTTCCCGTCCCTGGTCAAGCGCCTGCGGCCGTACACGGTCCCGGTCTACGACTACGCGCTGATGACCGAGCCGCTGAGCGAGGAGCAGCTGGCGGCCATCGGCTGGAAGAACCGCCAGGGCCTGGGCGACAGCGCCAACCAGTTCCACTACTTCCGGCTCTCCGCCGACAACCGCATCCTGTGGGGCGGCTACGACGCGATCTACCCCTTCGGCGGCAAGCTGCGCGCCGAGCACGACGACCGCCCCGAGACGTACGCGAAGCTGGCGGGCCACTTTTTCACCTGCTTCCCGCAGCTGGAGGGCCTGCGCTTCACGCACGCGTGGGGCGGCGCGATCGACACCTGCTCGCGCTTCTCGGCGTTCTTCGGCACGGCCCACGCGGGACGCGTCGCATACGCGGCGGGCTACACCGGGCTCGGTGTCGGGGCCACCCGCTTCGGTGCCGACGTCATGCTGGACCTGCTCTCGGGCGAGCGCACGGAACGCACCTCCCTGGAGATGGTCCGCACGAAGCCGCTGCCGTTCCCGCCCGAGCCGTTCGCGTGGACGGGCGTCGCGCTGACCAAGTGGTCCCTGGCGCGAGCCGACGAGAACGGCGGCAGGCGCAACCTGTGGCTGAAGACGATGGACAAGCTGGGCCTCGGCTTCGACAGCTGA
- a CDS encoding ABC transporter permease: protein MTTTLTEAPPEQEPEAAPRKIRKRGRLVPYWLLLPGILWLVVFFALPLVYQASTSVQTGSLEDGFKVTWHFATYWDALNDYWPQFLRSVMYAGAATILCLLLGYPLAYLIAFRAGRWRNLILVLVIAPFFTSFLIRTLAWKTILADGGPVVGALNSLHVLDVTSWLGVTEGDRVLATPLAVICGLTYNFLPFMILPLYTSLERIDGRLHEAAGDLYAKPSTTFRKVTFPLSMPGVVSGTLLTFIPAAGDYVNADLLGSTDTRMVGNVIQTQFLRILDYPTAAALSFILMAAILVMVTVYIRKSGTEDLV, encoded by the coding sequence ATGACGACGACCCTCACCGAAGCGCCCCCGGAGCAAGAGCCCGAGGCGGCGCCCCGCAAGATCCGCAAACGCGGCCGCCTCGTCCCCTACTGGCTGCTGCTCCCCGGCATCCTCTGGCTCGTCGTCTTCTTCGCGCTGCCGCTGGTCTACCAGGCATCGACCTCGGTCCAGACCGGCTCCCTCGAAGACGGCTTCAAGGTCACCTGGCACTTCGCCACCTACTGGGACGCCCTGAACGACTACTGGCCGCAGTTCCTGCGCTCGGTGATGTACGCGGGCGCCGCCACGATCCTGTGCCTGCTGCTCGGCTATCCGCTCGCGTATCTGATCGCGTTCCGCGCGGGCCGCTGGCGCAACCTCATCCTCGTACTCGTCATCGCGCCGTTCTTCACCAGCTTCCTCATCCGTACGCTGGCCTGGAAGACGATCCTCGCGGACGGCGGGCCCGTGGTGGGCGCCCTCAACTCGCTGCACGTCCTGGACGTCACCAGCTGGCTGGGCGTCACGGAGGGCGACCGGGTCCTCGCCACACCCCTCGCGGTGATCTGCGGACTCACGTACAACTTCCTGCCGTTCATGATCCTGCCGCTCTATACGTCCCTCGAACGCATCGACGGGCGCCTGCACGAGGCGGCGGGCGACCTCTACGCCAAGCCGTCCACCACCTTCCGCAAGGTGACCTTCCCGCTCTCCATGCCGGGTGTCGTCTCCGGAACGCTGCTCACGTTCATTCCGGCGGCCGGCGACTACGTCAACGCGGATCTGCTCGGCTCCACCGACACCCGCATGGTCGGAAACGTCATCCAGACGCAATTCCTGCGCATCCTGGATTACCCGACGGCCGCGGCACTCTCCTTCATCCTCATGGCGGCGATCCTGGTCATGGTCACCGTCTACATCCGTAAGTCCGGGACGGAGGATCTCGTCTGA
- a CDS encoding DUF4190 domain-containing protein, translating to MEKRDPWAPPEEVPPGAGRASGWSAPSAHDQSTIAAAGPFAPPPPPAAGAGEPVPPPPIGPEGPGQVPYGYPGGPGHPGYPSPQGYPGYPGYPGYQGQGPPGYGWPAMPMAPANGMGVTSLVLGIIAAAVFCLWPLAIVLGVLAIIFGAIGRGRARRGEATNPGQALAGLICGIAGVVLGVGLLVALIVIPDDAFEDGASGDGGHAVTAAAGP from the coding sequence TTGGAGAAGCGGGATCCGTGGGCGCCGCCCGAGGAGGTGCCGCCGGGTGCGGGGCGGGCTTCGGGATGGTCGGCTCCCTCCGCGCACGATCAGTCGACGATCGCCGCGGCCGGTCCCTTCGCGCCGCCTCCGCCGCCGGCCGCCGGGGCGGGTGAGCCGGTGCCGCCGCCTCCGATCGGGCCCGAGGGGCCGGGGCAGGTGCCGTACGGGTACCCGGGGGGTCCGGGGCACCCGGGGTACCCGAGTCCGCAGGGATATCCCGGCTACCCCGGGTATCCGGGCTACCAGGGGCAGGGCCCGCCCGGGTACGGCTGGCCCGCCATGCCGATGGCTCCCGCCAACGGGATGGGCGTGACCTCGCTCGTCCTGGGGATCATCGCGGCCGCCGTCTTCTGCCTGTGGCCCCTGGCGATCGTCCTCGGCGTCCTCGCGATCATCTTCGGGGCGATCGGGCGCGGCAGGGCGCGGCGCGGCGAGGCGACGAATCCCGGGCAGGCGCTGGCGGGGCTCATCTGCGGGATCGCCGGGGTCGTGCTGGGTGTGGGGCTCCTGGTGGCGCTGATCGTCATCCCGGACGACGCGTTCGAGGACGGGGCCTCGGGGGACGGCGGCCACGCGGTGACCGCGGCCGCCGGCCCCTGA
- a CDS encoding NADAR family protein has translation MTKIDSVEALVAALRKGDGGRLKYLHFWGHTPRRDGTLGSSCLSQWWLAPFTVDGVEYGTAEHWMMAAKARLFEDAEAERAVLASRTPAEAKKAGRLVRGFDEAIWERERFGIVVEGSVHKFSSTDELRGFLVGTGSRVLVEASPMDRIWGVGLAADDPRIEDPEKWRGPNLLGFALMAARDRLS, from the coding sequence ATGACGAAGATCGACTCGGTGGAGGCGCTGGTCGCGGCGTTACGGAAGGGCGACGGAGGGCGGCTGAAGTACCTCCATTTCTGGGGCCACACCCCGCGCAGGGACGGCACGCTCGGCTCCAGCTGCCTGAGCCAGTGGTGGCTCGCGCCGTTCACCGTGGACGGTGTGGAGTACGGGACGGCCGAGCACTGGATGATGGCGGCCAAGGCCCGGCTTTTCGAGGACGCGGAGGCGGAGCGCGCGGTCCTCGCCTCACGGACGCCCGCCGAGGCGAAGAAGGCGGGGCGCCTGGTGCGGGGCTTCGACGAGGCGATATGGGAGCGGGAGCGCTTCGGGATCGTGGTCGAGGGCAGCGTCCACAAGTTCTCGTCGACGGACGAGCTCCGCGGGTTCCTCGTGGGTACGGGTTCGCGGGTCCTTGTGGAGGCGAGCCCCATGGACCGCATCTGGGGCGTGGGCCTGGCGGCCGACGACCCCCGGATCGAGGATCCGGAGAAGTGGCGGGGGCCGAATCTGCTGGGCTTCGCCTTGATGGCGGCCAGGGACCGGCTCAGCTAG
- a CDS encoding PotD/PotF family extracellular solute-binding protein, translated as MEQYEPDRLSPPQLAAMQRSFRNGRASLTRRSLLRAGTGGAFAIGGLGALSACGIPAARKSQGEVSSDDHSAKEKQIFFSNWTEYMDVDDKKNRPTLDAFTKRTGIKVKYTEDINDNVEFFGKIKPQLAAGQETGRDLICVTDWLAARLIRFGWVQKLDPANLPHAYANLASQFRNPDWDPGRAYSYPWTGISTVIAYNKKATDGEKITSVSQLLDNPKLKGRVGFLSEMRDSVGMTLIDMGKDPGKFTDDDFDAAIARLQKAVDKGQIRRFTGNDYTSDLAKGDLAACLAWAGDVVQLKADNPEIDFHIPDAGYITSTDNLLVPSKARHKRNAERLIDYYYEPEPAARLAAYINYVCPVDGVRPELAKLDKDAANNTLILPDKEMAAKSRGFRSLTPKEETAYEEKFAKLTGA; from the coding sequence ATGGAGCAGTACGAGCCCGACCGCCTGTCCCCGCCCCAACTGGCCGCCATGCAGCGCAGCTTCAGGAACGGCAGGGCCTCCCTCACCCGTCGTTCCCTGCTGCGCGCCGGCACCGGCGGCGCGTTCGCCATCGGCGGGCTCGGGGCACTCAGTGCCTGCGGGATCCCGGCGGCGCGCAAGAGCCAGGGTGAAGTCTCGTCCGATGACCACTCGGCCAAGGAGAAGCAGATCTTCTTCTCCAACTGGACCGAGTACATGGACGTCGACGACAAGAAGAACCGCCCCACCCTGGACGCGTTCACCAAGCGCACCGGGATCAAGGTCAAGTACACCGAGGACATCAACGACAACGTCGAGTTCTTCGGGAAGATCAAGCCGCAGCTCGCGGCGGGCCAGGAAACCGGGCGCGACCTCATCTGCGTCACGGACTGGCTCGCGGCCCGGCTCATCCGCTTCGGGTGGGTCCAGAAACTGGACCCGGCCAACCTGCCCCACGCGTACGCCAACCTGGCCTCCCAGTTCCGCAACCCGGACTGGGACCCGGGGCGCGCGTACTCGTACCCCTGGACCGGCATCTCCACCGTCATCGCGTACAACAAGAAGGCGACCGACGGCGAAAAGATCACCTCGGTGTCGCAGCTCCTGGACAACCCGAAGCTCAAGGGCCGCGTCGGCTTCCTCTCCGAGATGCGTGACTCCGTCGGCATGACGCTCATCGACATGGGCAAGGACCCGGGGAAGTTCACCGACGACGACTTCGACGCGGCGATCGCCCGTCTCCAGAAGGCCGTCGACAAGGGTCAGATCCGCCGCTTCACCGGCAACGACTACACGTCGGACCTCGCCAAGGGCGACCTCGCCGCGTGTCTGGCCTGGGCCGGTGACGTCGTCCAGCTGAAGGCCGACAACCCGGAGATCGACTTCCACATCCCGGACGCCGGCTACATCACGTCCACGGACAACCTCCTCGTCCCGAGCAAGGCGCGCCACAAGCGCAACGCGGAACGGCTCATCGACTACTACTACGAGCCCGAGCCCGCCGCCCGCCTCGCCGCGTACATCAACTACGTCTGCCCCGTCGACGGTGTACGCCCCGAGCTCGCGAAGCTCGACAAGGACGCGGCGAACAACACGCTGATCCTCCCGGACAAGGAGATGGCGGCGAAGTCCCGCGGCTTCCGCTCGCTCACGCCGAAGGAAGAGACGGCGTACGAGGAGAAGTTCGCGAAGCTCACGGGGGCGTAG
- a CDS encoding gamma-aminobutyraldehyde dehydrogenase, whose protein sequence is MHNFQAQDHFAEGAQYIAGRLTEGTSGRTQAVVDPATGDTVHTYELAGEKDVDAAVAAAAHAFPEWAGATPGERSDALHRFAAVLADRAEEFAQAESLQCGKPIKLSREFDVPGTVDNAAFFAGAARHLQGQSAGEYSGDHTSYIRREPIGVVGSIAPWNYPLQMAAWKVLPAIAAGNTIVLKPAELTPFTSLLFAQAATEAGIPDGVVNIVSGAGRDAGERLVGHPDVAMTSFTGSTGVGKRVAEIATATVKRLHLELGGKAPFVVFDDADLEAAVHGAVAGALINTGQDCTAATRAYVQRPLYDAFVEGVAELMESVRLGDPFDPSTDLGPLISHVHRDRVAGFVDRARSYARVVTGGEPLAHPGAFYKPTLIADAAQDSEIVQSEIFGPVLVVLPFDSDEEGIRLANDTPYGLAASAWSRDVFRANRATREIKAGCVWVNDHIPILSEMPHGGYKASGYGKDMSAYSFEEYTQVKHVMFDNTAVVRKDWHRTIFGDR, encoded by the coding sequence ATGCACAACTTCCAGGCGCAGGACCATTTCGCGGAAGGCGCGCAGTACATCGCCGGACGGCTGACCGAAGGCACGTCGGGGAGAACCCAGGCGGTCGTCGACCCGGCCACGGGCGACACGGTCCACACATACGAACTCGCGGGCGAGAAGGACGTCGACGCCGCGGTCGCCGCAGCCGCGCACGCCTTCCCCGAGTGGGCGGGCGCCACGCCCGGCGAGCGCTCCGACGCCCTGCACCGCTTCGCCGCCGTCCTGGCCGACCGCGCCGAGGAGTTCGCCCAGGCCGAGTCGCTCCAGTGCGGCAAGCCGATCAAGCTGAGCCGGGAGTTCGACGTCCCCGGGACCGTCGACAACGCCGCCTTCTTCGCGGGAGCCGCCCGCCATCTGCAGGGCCAGTCGGCCGGTGAGTACTCCGGTGACCACACCTCGTACATCCGCCGTGAGCCCATCGGCGTCGTCGGCTCCATCGCGCCCTGGAACTACCCCCTCCAGATGGCCGCCTGGAAGGTCCTTCCGGCCATCGCGGCCGGCAACACCATCGTCCTCAAGCCCGCCGAGCTGACCCCCTTCACCTCGCTCCTCTTCGCGCAGGCCGCCACCGAGGCGGGCATCCCCGACGGTGTCGTCAACATCGTCAGCGGCGCCGGGCGGGACGCCGGAGAGCGGCTCGTCGGCCACCCCGACGTCGCCATGACCTCCTTCACCGGGTCCACCGGCGTCGGCAAGCGCGTCGCCGAGATCGCCACCGCCACGGTGAAGCGGCTGCACCTGGAGCTCGGCGGCAAGGCGCCCTTCGTCGTCTTCGACGACGCCGATCTGGAGGCCGCCGTGCACGGCGCGGTCGCCGGCGCGCTCATCAACACCGGGCAGGACTGCACGGCCGCCACGCGCGCGTACGTACAGCGCCCGTTGTACGACGCCTTCGTAGAGGGCGTCGCCGAGCTCATGGAGAGCGTGCGGCTCGGCGACCCGTTCGACCCGAGCACCGACCTCGGGCCGCTCATCTCGCACGTCCACCGCGACCGCGTCGCCGGTTTCGTCGACCGGGCCCGCTCCTACGCGCGCGTGGTCACCGGTGGCGAGCCGCTCGCCCACCCCGGCGCCTTCTACAAGCCCACCCTCATCGCCGACGCAGCGCAGGACAGCGAGATCGTGCAGTCCGAGATCTTCGGGCCCGTCCTCGTGGTGCTGCCCTTCGACTCCGATGAGGAAGGGATCAGGCTCGCGAACGACACGCCGTACGGCCTCGCCGCCTCCGCCTGGAGCCGCGACGTCTTCCGCGCCAACCGCGCGACCCGCGAGATCAAGGCGGGCTGCGTCTGGGTCAACGACCACATCCCGATCCTCAGCGAGATGCCGCACGGCGGATACAAGGCATCGGGCTACGGAAAGGACATGTCCGCCTACTCCTTCGAGGAGTACACGCAGGTCAAGCACGTCATGTTCGACAACACCGCGGTGGTCCGCAAGGACTGGCACCGCACGATCTTCGGGGACCGATAG
- a CDS encoding phosphatase PAP2 family protein, with the protein MSLCALLFAIVTWQVIAEGPLRDADERLGPWITGSRLPDGAAEFLADLGGVAVAAPVLAAVAAWTAWRGRLDGVFRWWLAPVTAVVAMAAVPALVIPLKVLVDRTGPAGMDGSGYYPSGHTATAMVAYGGAALLLLPHLRGTYARRELVIACALLNFGVGLGLVRRGYHWPLDVVAGWLLFGMVLQVMVIVIARYGRGSAEECGPAQE; encoded by the coding sequence ATGTCCCTGTGCGCGCTGCTCTTCGCGATCGTCACCTGGCAGGTGATCGCCGAAGGCCCCCTCCGCGACGCGGACGAGCGGCTCGGCCCCTGGATCACCGGGAGCCGGCTCCCTGACGGCGCCGCCGAGTTCCTCGCCGACCTCGGCGGAGTCGCCGTCGCCGCACCCGTGCTCGCGGCCGTCGCCGCCTGGACCGCCTGGCGGGGCCGGCTCGACGGTGTGTTCCGCTGGTGGCTCGCCCCGGTGACCGCCGTCGTGGCGATGGCGGCGGTCCCGGCTCTGGTGATCCCGCTCAAGGTCCTCGTCGACCGCACAGGACCGGCCGGCATGGACGGCAGCGGCTACTACCCGTCGGGCCACACCGCCACCGCCATGGTCGCCTACGGCGGGGCGGCGCTGCTCCTGCTCCCGCATCTGCGCGGCACGTACGCCCGACGCGAACTGGTCATCGCCTGCGCCCTGTTGAACTTCGGGGTCGGGCTCGGTCTGGTGCGGCGCGGATATCACTGGCCGCTGGACGTGGTGGCCGGCTGGCTGCTGTTCGGGATGGTGCTGCAGGTGATGGTGATCGTGATCGCGCGGTACGGTCGCGGGTCGGCCGAGGAGTGTGGACCGGCCCAGGAATAG
- a CDS encoding ABC transporter ATP-binding protein, whose amino-acid sequence MTSAQEHGGDVRLTGISKTYGSFTAVQPLDLTVPQGSFFALLGASGCGKTTTLRMIAGLEEPTSGTVHLGDQDVTALPPYKRPVNTVFQSYALFPHLDIFENVAFGLRRRGIKSVKKQVGEILDLVQLGEQARKKPHQLSGGQQQRVAVARALINHPKVLLLDEPLGALDLKLRRQMQLELKRIQTEVGITFVHVTHDQEEAMTMADQVAVMNAGRVEQLGAPADLYENPGTTFVANFLGTSNFIEAEIAGRSGDDLTLKAGDGKLTLPAARCSASTATGGKVLLGVRPEKISLTHADAAGEIPEGRNRITGRIADSSFIGVSTQYVVDSPLCDSFEVYAQNIERDTRLVPGTDVVLHWNPAHTFGLDAAQDVEAGVEKVEEDASA is encoded by the coding sequence ATGACCTCTGCTCAAGAACACGGCGGCGACGTCCGCCTGACCGGGATCAGCAAGACGTATGGCTCCTTCACCGCCGTACAGCCGCTGGACCTGACCGTGCCGCAGGGCTCCTTCTTCGCGCTGCTCGGCGCATCCGGCTGTGGCAAGACCACGACGCTCCGCATGATCGCGGGACTCGAGGAGCCCACATCGGGCACCGTCCACCTCGGCGACCAGGACGTCACGGCACTGCCGCCCTACAAGCGGCCCGTCAACACCGTCTTCCAGTCGTACGCGCTCTTCCCGCACCTCGACATCTTCGAGAACGTCGCCTTCGGCCTGCGCCGCCGCGGCATCAAGTCCGTGAAGAAGCAGGTCGGCGAGATTCTCGACCTGGTCCAGCTCGGCGAGCAGGCCCGCAAGAAGCCGCACCAGCTCTCCGGCGGCCAGCAGCAGCGCGTCGCCGTCGCCCGCGCCCTGATCAACCACCCCAAGGTGCTGCTCCTCGACGAGCCGCTCGGCGCGCTCGACCTGAAGCTGCGCCGCCAGATGCAGCTCGAACTCAAGCGCATCCAGACCGAGGTGGGCATCACCTTCGTGCACGTCACGCACGACCAGGAGGAGGCCATGACGATGGCCGACCAGGTCGCGGTGATGAACGCGGGCCGCGTCGAACAGCTGGGCGCCCCCGCCGACCTCTACGAGAACCCGGGCACCACCTTCGTCGCCAACTTCCTCGGCACGTCGAACTTCATAGAGGCCGAGATCGCCGGACGCAGCGGCGACGACCTCACCCTGAAGGCGGGCGACGGCAAGCTCACGCTGCCGGCCGCGCGATGTTCGGCCTCCACCGCCACGGGCGGCAAGGTCCTGCTCGGCGTACGCCCGGAGAAGATCTCCCTCACGCACGCCGACGCGGCGGGGGAGATCCCCGAGGGGCGCAACCGCATCACGGGCCGCATCGCCGACAGCAGCTTCATCGGCGTCTCCACGCAGTACGTCGTCGACAGCCCGCTCTGCGACTCCTTCGAGGTGTACGCGCAGAACATCGAGCGCGACACCCGCCTGGTGCCCGGCACCGACGTCGTCCTGCACTGGAACCCGGCGCACACCTTCGGCCTGGACGCCGCGCAGGACGTCGAGGCGGGCGTCGAGAAGGTCGAGGAGGACGCCTCCGCATGA
- a CDS encoding ABC transporter permease, which yields MAAFFRWLRGKFVVIAGLLTLAYLLLPNVVVTVFSFNNPTGRFNYSWQEFSLDAWKDPCGVADMCGSLSLSLQIATWATIGATLLGTMIAFALVRYRFRARGAVNSLIFLPMAMPEVVMAASLLTLFLNMGAQLGFWTVLIAHIMFCLSFVVTAVKARVMSMDPRLEQAAQDLYAGPVQTFLRVTLPIAAPGIAAGALLAFALSFDDFIITNFNAGSTVTFPMFVWGSAQRGTPVQINVIGTAMFLVAVLLVLAGMLLGKRRNRTAK from the coding sequence ATGGCTGCCTTCTTCCGCTGGCTCCGCGGCAAATTCGTCGTCATCGCGGGTCTGCTCACGCTCGCGTATCTGCTGCTCCCGAACGTCGTCGTGACGGTGTTCTCCTTCAACAATCCGACCGGGCGCTTCAATTACTCCTGGCAGGAGTTCTCGCTCGACGCCTGGAAAGACCCGTGCGGTGTCGCCGACATGTGCGGCTCGCTCTCGCTGAGCCTGCAGATCGCCACCTGGGCGACGATCGGCGCGACGCTGCTCGGCACGATGATCGCCTTCGCTCTCGTCCGCTACCGCTTCCGGGCGCGCGGCGCGGTGAACTCGCTGATCTTCCTGCCGATGGCGATGCCCGAGGTCGTCATGGCCGCCTCGCTGCTCACGCTCTTCCTCAACATGGGCGCGCAGCTGGGCTTCTGGACGGTCCTGATCGCCCACATCATGTTCTGCCTCAGCTTCGTGGTGACCGCCGTCAAGGCGCGCGTCATGTCGATGGACCCGCGCCTGGAACAGGCCGCGCAGGACCTTTACGCGGGTCCCGTGCAGACGTTTCTGAGGGTGACGCTCCCGATCGCCGCGCCGGGCATCGCGGCCGGCGCGCTGCTCGCCTTCGCGCTCTCCTTCGACGACTTCATCATCACGAACTTCAACGCGGGCTCCACCGTGACTTTCCCCATGTTCGTCTGGGGATCGGCGCAGCGGGGCACGCCCGTTCAGATCAATGTGATCGGTACGGCGATGTTCCTCGTCGCCGTGCTTCTGGTGCTCGCCGGAATGCTGCTCGGCAAGCGTCGCAACAGAACCGCCAAGTAA